The Thalassophryne amazonica chromosome 6, fThaAma1.1, whole genome shotgun sequence genome includes a region encoding these proteins:
- the kcng1 gene encoding potassium voltage-gated channel subfamily G member 1, producing MTLLGGDGSDYDYSALSCASDTSLNQAPPPEQEAQKGAYYRRAQRVQEVSTSPGEAPLSSTRKLYAIINVGGLRYQLPWTTLEDFPLSRLGQLHLCSSFDEIMRICDDYDVTLNEFFFDRSPSAFCTILTFLRAGKLRSLREMCALSFREELLYWGVPEESLEWCCRRRLLQRVEEFEEMERAEEEELLEGLLDTDSSLGDPRHTAASRLDWCMGKLRDMVERPHSGLPGKIFACLSVLFVTITAINLSISTLPAVREEEEAGTCSQMCYNIFIVETVCVAWFSLEFTLRFIQDRSKLTFLRQPLNLIDVVAILPYYITLLVDSTSKGEKRLGSGNSYFDKVGLVLRVLRALRILYVMRLARHSLGLQTLGLTARRCTREFGLLLLFLCVAIALYSPLLYLIENEMATTQEFTSIPATYWWAVITMTTVGYGDMVPRSIPGQVVALSSILSGILLMAFPVTSIFHTFSRSYIELKQEQQRTLHRRTHFLLRSRMASLGSNLSLESDMLFPMGSSEARDD from the exons ATGACCCTGCTGGGAGGTGATGGCTCAGACTACGACTACAGCGCCCTGAGCTGTGCATCTGACACCTCCCTCAATCAAGCACCACCGCCTGAACAGGAGGCTCAAAAGGGAGCCTACTACAGGAGGGCACAGCGAGTCCAAGAGGTCAGCACCAGCCCTGGGGAAGCGCCGCTGTCCAGCACCCGTAAACTCTATGCCATCATCAATGTGGGAGGCCTGCGTTACCAGCTGCCTTGGACCACCTTGGAGGACTTCCCCTTGTCTCGTCTTGGTCAGCTGCACCTCTGCAGCAGCTTTGATGAGATCATGCGGATCTGTGATGACTATGATGTCACACTCAACGAGTTCTTTTTTGATCGCAGccccagtgccttctgcaccatCCTGACCTTCCTGAGGGCGGGAAAGCTGCGCTCCCTCAGGGAGATGTGCGCCCTGTCCTTCCGGGAGGAGCTGCTTTACTGGGGTGTACCTGAGGAGAGCCTGGAGTGGTGCTGTCGCCGGCGTCTGCTGCAGCGTGTGGAGGAGTTTGAAGAGATGGAgagagcagaggaggaggagctgctggAGGGCCTGTTGGATACAGATAGCAGCCTGGGGGATCCCAGACACACAGCGGCATCCAGGCTGGATTGGTGCATGGGGAAGCTCAGAGACATGGTGGAGAGGCCTCACTCGGGCCTGCCGGGGAAGATCTTTGCCTGTTTGTCAGTGTTGTTTGTCACCATCACTGCCATCAACCTCTCCATCAGCACTCTGCCTGCCGTGAGGGAAGAGGAGGAGGCG GGCACGTGTTCCCAGATGTGCTACAACATCTTCATCGTGGAGACGGTGTGTGTGGCCTGGTTCTCTCTGGAGTTCACGCTGCGCTTCATTCAGGACCGCAGCAAGCTGACGTTCCTCAGGCAACCACTCAACCTGATCGACGTGGTGGCCATCCTGCCGTACTACATCACCCTGCTGGTGGACAGCACCTCCAAAGGGGAGAAGCGGCTCGGCTCCGGCAACAGCTACTTTGACAAAGTGGGTTTGGTGCTGCGCGTGCTCAGAGCCCTGCGGATCCTCTATGTGATGCGGCTGGCTCGCCATTCGTTGGGCCTGCAGACTCTGGGCCTGACGGCGCGTCGCTGCACGCGGGAGTTTGGCCTGTTGCTCCTCTTCCTGTGTGTGGCCATCGCCCTGTATTCACCCTTGCTGTACCTGATTGAGAATGAAATGGCCACCACGCAGGAGTTCACCAGCATCCCTGCCACCTACTGGTGGGCTGTCATCACCATGACGACGGTGGGCTATGGGGACATGGTACCCAGGAGCATCCCGGGTCAGGTGGTGGCTCTAAGCAGCATCCTGAGCGGGATCCTCCTCATGGCCTTCCCCGTCACCTCCATCTTCCACACCTTCTCCAGGTCCTACATAGAGCTGAAGCAGGAGCAGCAGAGGACGCTGCACAGGCGGACGCACTTCCTGCTGCGGAGCCGCATGGCCAGTCTGGGAAGCAACCTGTCCCTGGAAAGTGACATGCTCTTCCCCATGGGGTCATCTGAGGCCCGAGATGACTGA